The genomic region CGTCGTCGTCGGCCGGGGCCAGCACGCTCACCTCGTGCCCCAGTTTCAGCAGCGCCTCGGCCAGGTCCCGGACGTGGTTCTGCACGCCGCCGGGCACGTCGAAGGAGTACGGGCACACGATGCCGATGCGTGGGTGCGCCAAGAACAGCCAGCCCATTGCCGTGAAGAAGCCGGGGATGAGCACGCTCAGGGTCATGGCGGCGGTGGTGGTGGTGGCGGTTACGGCGGTGGCGGTCGCTCCGGCGGCGGCCGCGGCGGCTGGTAATCCCCCGCACCGGTCCCCTGACCGGGCCTGACTGCAGTCTTTACGGACCTGGGCCCCGCGGCGAACCCGCGGGGCCCGGTCTTTTTTTGAACCCGCTTGCCACCGCTGGTACGCTGAGGCGGTATAGCCCGGGAGTCCGCATGTAGTCGGAGGGGGTTCGCGTGCACGACCGCCGACAAGTGAATGCCCGAACCGCCTTCACGCTCATCGAGCTGCTGGTGGTCATTGCCATCATTTCGCTGCTGATCAGCATCCTGCTGCCCAGCCTGGGCAAGGCGCGGGAGGCGGCGCGGTCGATCAAGGACGCGGCGAACATCCGCAGCATGCTGCAGGGGATGTTCATCTGGTCGGGCCAGCACGACGACTGCTACCCCTTGCCCAGCCAGGTGGACCGGGCGAACACGACGATCAACCCGGGCGCGCAGCCGAGCATCGTGAAGGACAACACGGGCAACATTTTCTCGCTGATGATCTACAACGGGTTCATTCCGCCGGAGCTGGCGGTGTGCCCGTCGGAGGTCAACGGGCGGATCATCAAGGACCCGCGGTACGAGTACAGCTTCCCCTCGACGGCGGTGAACCCCGCGGCGGCACTGTGGGACCCCGGCTTCGGCGGGTACCCGGGCGAGACCGGTAACGGCACACCGATGGGCGGGCGGCGGACGTACG from Phycisphaerales bacterium harbors:
- a CDS encoding glycosyltransferase is translated as MLIPGFFTAMGWLFLAHPRIGIVCPYSFDVPGGVQNHVRDLAEALLKLGHEVSVLAPADDD
- a CDS encoding prepilin-type N-terminal cleavage/methylation domain-containing protein translates to MHDRRQVNARTAFTLIELLVVIAIISLLISILLPSLGKAREAARSIKDAANIRSMLQGMFIWSGQHDDCYPLPSQVDRANTTINPGAQPSIVKDNTGNIFSLMIYNGFIPPELAVCPSEVNGRIIKDPRYEYSFPSTAVNPAAALWDPGFGGYPGETGNGTPMGGRRTYGGGVMGYVSYAHTPAFGERAQMWKGTLDSRQAVLGNRGPQYDGTPGAWGLRPGVGGIESNRLKIFGGPRTWEGNLGYNDGHVTFTNVPDPEGIPMSFMSPINGMRTHRDNVFVNEDRTTGLPLGDQFADTGFNCYLQVYGDVFVVPSGVAITPYID